A genomic window from Aurantimicrobium photophilum includes:
- a CDS encoding glycoside hydrolase family 13 protein: MSEKEWWRSSVIYQIYPRSFADANGDGIGDLAGITSRLPKLKELGVDAIWLSPFMTSPQKDAGYDVANYCDVDPLFGALADFDTLESTAHGLGLKVIVDLVPNHCSSEHPWFVEALAAGEGSEERARFMFREGKGVNGELPPNNWESVFGGPAWTRTTNPDGTPGHWYLHLFDSSQPDFDWTNRWVRDRFLEILRFWLDRGVDGFRVDVAHGLSKAPGLPDFRRDEAYWNTPAEVRPDNPYFGHEGVHEIYREWHQLLEEYPGERILCAEAFVEPLTKMAKWVRSDEMQQAFNFPFLVTRWNGEQMRQVIKDSISAFHAVDAPSTWVLSNHDQIRHATRLALDPNAKTADRITGIGPLTEPKPDNALGLARGRAASAMMLALPGVTYMYQGEELGLPEAMDIPDDKRQDPTFFRTAGESYGRDGCRVPIPWEAEATNYGFGLAGEPWLPQPAVYRDFARDLQEGVPGSTLELYKAALAIRKDRALGDGILEWIEGTPENVLGFRNGDVTVFINYSQDDFVLPDGDIILDSADSSSGVLTPASAVWMV, from the coding sequence ATGAGTGAAAAAGAGTGGTGGCGTTCCTCCGTTATTTACCAGATCTACCCCCGTTCCTTCGCGGATGCGAATGGTGATGGAATTGGTGACCTCGCCGGTATTACTTCTCGCCTGCCCAAGCTCAAAGAACTCGGTGTTGACGCCATCTGGCTCTCCCCCTTTATGACCAGCCCGCAAAAGGATGCTGGTTATGACGTGGCCAACTACTGTGACGTGGACCCTCTCTTTGGCGCACTTGCAGACTTCGATACTCTCGAGTCCACGGCTCACGGCCTGGGCCTCAAGGTCATTGTTGACTTGGTTCCCAACCACTGCTCGTCTGAGCACCCCTGGTTTGTGGAAGCACTTGCTGCCGGAGAAGGCAGTGAAGAACGTGCCCGCTTCATGTTCCGGGAAGGCAAGGGAGTAAACGGTGAACTTCCTCCCAACAACTGGGAGTCTGTCTTTGGCGGTCCCGCCTGGACTAGAACCACTAACCCAGATGGCACCCCTGGTCATTGGTACTTGCACCTCTTCGACTCCAGCCAGCCTGACTTCGACTGGACTAACCGCTGGGTTCGTGACCGCTTCCTCGAAATCCTGCGCTTCTGGCTAGACCGTGGTGTCGATGGGTTCCGCGTGGATGTTGCTCACGGTCTCTCCAAGGCACCGGGTCTTCCTGATTTCCGACGCGACGAGGCCTACTGGAATACTCCCGCTGAGGTTCGTCCCGACAACCCCTACTTCGGACATGAGGGTGTCCACGAGATCTATCGTGAATGGCACCAGCTGCTTGAGGAATATCCTGGCGAGCGCATTCTCTGCGCTGAGGCATTTGTGGAACCGCTCACCAAGATGGCGAAGTGGGTTCGTTCCGATGAGATGCAGCAAGCATTTAACTTCCCCTTCCTGGTGACCCGCTGGAATGGCGAACAGATGCGTCAGGTCATCAAGGACTCCATTTCGGCATTCCATGCCGTAGACGCACCCAGCACCTGGGTGCTCTCCAACCATGACCAGATACGTCACGCAACTCGTCTTGCACTGGATCCCAACGCGAAAACTGCTGACCGCATCACCGGTATTGGGCCACTGACTGAACCCAAGCCAGATAATGCACTAGGTCTAGCTCGTGGCCGTGCAGCATCAGCCATGATGCTGGCATTGCCCGGAGTGACCTATATGTATCAGGGTGAAGAACTTGGACTTCCTGAAGCAATGGACATTCCTGATGACAAGCGTCAGGACCCCACTTTCTTCCGCACCGCAGGTGAGTCCTATGGCCGCGATGGGTGCCGTGTCCCAATCCCCTGGGAGGCAGAGGCCACTAACTACGGCTTTGGTCTTGCAGGTGAACCATGGTTGCCACAACCTGCTGTCTATCGCGACTTTGCACGTGACCTCCAAGAGGGCGTTCCAGGCTCAACCCTCGAGCTCTACAAAGCAGCGCTGGCGATTCGTAAGGATCGGGCGCTGGGTGACGGCATTCTTGAGTGGATTGAAGGAACGCCAGAAAACGTGCTGGGGTTCCGCAATGGTGACGTAACGGTATTCATCAACTACAGCCAAGACGATTTTGTGTTGCCTGACGGGGACATCATTCTCGACAGCGCTGACAGCAGCTCTGGTGTTCTCACACCCGCAAGTGCTGTCTGGATGGTTTAG
- a CDS encoding M23 family metallopeptidase, with amino-acid sequence MVHDSNDFSADNQQSALGNPEQPLTRREMRLREARLAEERLAEELERQMQGMRTPSRELSIPAETQIEEAVASSVAAPPAFAEEAPLRRRDLRNRPPRAEEDATAVLPEPAHDVPVLTDPVQAEMNTPAEGIPVIPAKPVLTEPPVNTAQLPAPISLIAQASTPRTPAPVVKVRLKHKRRSTEPKIVAPKSRKRRGAQIFSMVAMAFVAGLAIATSIPANALLSPEDVALQSEQARLSTMAIGDGQTVEGTGGDVNAGRDGVSVTAAQAAPTAGAYAPKKLNVNVPVSTNGMRWPVDEVKISSPYGPRNLFGSYNFHTGLDIDPAYGTPIYSVADGIVSLVENPGPTCGVAVFIEHNVDGTKFTSVYCHMALGSPTVTAGQTVKKGDFVGNIGQTGLTTGPHLHLEIRVADAPIDPYSFLVQHAGMAPNEVRH; translated from the coding sequence GTGGTTCACGATTCCAACGACTTCTCTGCTGATAACCAGCAGAGCGCCTTGGGGAACCCAGAACAGCCCCTCACCCGACGTGAAATGCGTTTGCGTGAAGCACGATTGGCTGAAGAACGGCTCGCTGAAGAGCTAGAACGTCAGATGCAAGGTATGCGTACCCCATCTCGAGAACTGAGTATTCCGGCGGAAACCCAGATAGAAGAAGCCGTAGCTTCTTCGGTTGCTGCACCACCCGCATTTGCAGAAGAAGCACCACTGCGTCGACGAGATCTTCGTAATCGACCACCTCGTGCAGAAGAAGACGCCACTGCTGTCCTGCCAGAACCTGCACACGATGTTCCCGTGTTGACGGATCCTGTTCAGGCAGAGATGAACACGCCCGCTGAGGGAATACCTGTTATCCCCGCAAAGCCAGTGCTCACTGAGCCACCAGTGAATACTGCTCAATTACCTGCACCCATTTCACTCATTGCACAGGCTTCAACTCCTCGCACTCCTGCTCCAGTGGTCAAGGTGAGGTTGAAGCATAAGCGTCGCAGTACTGAACCAAAGATTGTTGCACCGAAGTCTCGCAAACGTCGCGGTGCACAGATTTTCAGCATGGTTGCCATGGCATTTGTTGCTGGTTTGGCTATTGCCACCAGCATTCCAGCCAATGCGCTGCTCTCTCCAGAAGACGTCGCGCTGCAGTCTGAGCAGGCCCGCCTGAGCACTATGGCCATTGGAGATGGGCAGACCGTTGAAGGCACGGGTGGTGATGTCAACGCCGGGCGTGACGGTGTGAGTGTGACAGCCGCACAGGCAGCTCCCACAGCTGGAGCTTATGCACCCAAGAAACTCAACGTGAACGTGCCTGTCTCTACTAACGGCATGCGCTGGCCGGTGGATGAAGTGAAAATTTCCTCACCCTACGGCCCTCGCAACTTGTTTGGAAGTTACAACTTCCACACCGGACTCGACATTGACCCTGCCTATGGCACCCCCATCTACTCAGTAGCTGATGGCATTGTGTCCCTGGTTGAAAACCCAGGTCCCACTTGTGGTGTGGCGGTATTCATTGAGCACAACGTTGATGGCACCAAGTTCACCAGTGTCTATTGCCACATGGCCCTGGGTTCTCCCACGGTCACCGCAGGGCAGACCGTCAAGAAGGGTGACTTCGTCGGAAATATCGGTCAGACCGGTCTTACCACCGGTCCTCACTTGCACCTCGAGATTCGAGTGGCAGATGCTCCGATTGACCCCTATTCATTCCTGGTGCAGCACGCAGGTATGGCACCGAACGAGGTTAGGCACTAA